From the genome of Acetobacteroides hydrogenigenes, one region includes:
- the htpG gene encoding molecular chaperone HtpG — MQKGKIGVSTENIFPIIKKFLYSDHEIFLRELVSNAVDATQKLKTLVGTGECKQELGDLTIRVSVDKEKKTITVSDAGVGMTQDEVEKYINQIAFSGAEEFLDKFKDQSVQIIGHFGMGFYSSFMVSSSVEVVTKSWKDAPAVRWECDGSPEYTIEDTTRERRGTDIILHVADDSEEFLEESRISALLNKYCKFMPIEIAFGKKKEWKDSKYEDTDEDNIINQTNPIWTKKPAELKDEDYAEFYRTLYPMADEPMFHIHLNVDYPFNLTGILYFPKISNNIDLQKNKIQLYCNQVFVTDSVEGIVPEFLTLLHGVIDSPDIPLNVSRSYLQSDANVKKISNHITKKVADRLSTLFKNERETYEQKWADLKLFVEYGMLTDEKFYDSAAKFAMFKDVDGKHYTFEEYKDAIKEEQTDKDGKLVYIYSNDPEAQYSFIQAAKAHQYNVMVMDGQLDSHFVQMLEGKLENAQFVRVDSDVMDNLVRKDKKKEWKITPDEQENLKPVFEANTPEGGEAMYHVSFEALSETAAPVVITQNEFMRRMKDMSQMGGGGGMNFYGKMPDSYNVVVNANHPLVTEIKDDLNTELKDKITEYKAKLKAEEDVLADLNKQKGDKKDEDVPAELKTRIEEVEGKVEAIRKEESDMLGSWGKSHKIVHQLIDLALLSNNMLKGEALNSFLKRSLEMISR; from the coding sequence ATGCAAAAAGGTAAAATTGGGGTATCTACCGAAAATATCTTCCCCATCATCAAGAAATTCCTGTACTCCGACCACGAAATTTTCCTACGCGAGCTGGTGTCGAATGCCGTTGATGCCACCCAAAAGCTCAAAACGCTGGTGGGTACCGGCGAGTGCAAGCAGGAGCTGGGCGATTTGACCATCCGCGTGAGCGTGGATAAGGAGAAGAAGACCATCACCGTGTCGGATGCCGGTGTGGGGATGACCCAGGACGAGGTGGAGAAGTACATCAACCAAATAGCTTTCTCGGGTGCCGAGGAGTTCTTGGATAAGTTTAAGGACCAGTCGGTACAGATCATCGGACACTTTGGTATGGGCTTCTACTCGTCGTTTATGGTGAGCAGCTCGGTAGAGGTGGTTACCAAGTCGTGGAAGGATGCGCCTGCCGTACGCTGGGAGTGCGACGGTAGCCCCGAGTACACCATCGAGGATACCACCCGCGAGCGCCGTGGTACCGACATCATCCTACACGTAGCCGACGATAGCGAGGAGTTCCTAGAGGAGAGCCGCATCAGCGCGCTGCTGAACAAGTACTGCAAGTTCATGCCTATCGAAATCGCCTTCGGCAAGAAGAAGGAGTGGAAGGATAGCAAGTACGAGGATACCGATGAGGATAACATCATCAACCAAACCAACCCTATCTGGACAAAGAAGCCTGCCGAGCTCAAGGACGAGGACTACGCCGAGTTCTACCGCACGCTTTACCCCATGGCCGACGAGCCCATGTTCCATATCCACCTAAACGTGGACTACCCCTTTAATCTTACCGGGATACTCTACTTCCCTAAGATTTCGAACAACATCGATTTACAGAAGAATAAGATACAGCTCTACTGCAACCAGGTATTCGTTACCGACTCGGTAGAGGGCATCGTGCCCGAGTTCCTTACCCTGCTACACGGGGTTATCGACTCGCCCGATATTCCGCTTAACGTATCGCGCAGCTACCTGCAGTCCGATGCCAACGTTAAGAAGATTTCGAACCACATCACCAAGAAGGTGGCCGATCGCCTGAGCACCCTTTTCAAGAACGAGCGCGAAACCTACGAGCAGAAGTGGGCCGACCTGAAGCTCTTCGTGGAGTACGGCATGCTTACCGACGAGAAGTTCTACGATAGCGCTGCCAAGTTTGCTATGTTTAAGGATGTTGATGGCAAGCACTACACCTTCGAGGAGTATAAAGATGCCATTAAGGAGGAGCAAACCGACAAGGACGGTAAGCTGGTGTACATCTACAGCAACGACCCCGAGGCGCAGTACAGCTTCATCCAGGCCGCAAAGGCGCATCAGTACAACGTTATGGTGATGGATGGCCAGCTCGACAGCCACTTCGTGCAGATGCTCGAAGGTAAGCTGGAGAACGCACAGTTTGTACGTGTAGACTCGGATGTGATGGATAACCTTGTTCGTAAGGACAAGAAGAAGGAGTGGAAGATTACCCCCGACGAGCAGGAGAACCTGAAGCCCGTATTCGAGGCCAACACCCCCGAGGGCGGCGAGGCCATGTACCACGTGTCGTTCGAGGCGCTTAGCGAAACTGCAGCACCGGTAGTCATCACCCAAAACGAGTTCATGCGCCGCATGAAGGATATGTCGCAAATGGGCGGCGGTGGCGGAATGAACTTCTACGGCAAGATGCCCGACTCGTACAACGTGGTGGTAAACGCCAACCATCCGCTGGTAACCGAGATTAAGGACGATCTAAACACCGAGCTGAAGGATAAGATTACCGAGTACAAGGCTAAGCTTAAGGCCGAGGAGGATGTTCTAGCCGACCTTAACAAGCAAAAGGGCGATAAAAAGGACGAGGACGTTCCAGCCGAGCTCAAGACCCGTATCGAAGAGGTAGAGGGTAAGGTAGAGGCCATCCGCAAGGAGGAGTCCGATATGCTGGGTAGCTGGGGTAAGTCGCACAAGATCGTGCACCAGCTCATCGACCTAGCGCTGCTCTCCAACAACATGCTTAAGGGCGAGGCGCTAAACAGCTTCCTAAAGCGCAGCTTGGAGATGATTAGTAGATAA
- a CDS encoding DUF6263 family protein, with protein sequence MKKLLTAVFLLFAFSVSFAEKPIQLRLEKGKTYTQVSNINSKVSQFVQGMSMDIEMSIVSTTSYKVLDVKDTLLFAEVSFSSLKTTVKSPMGVQELSSDSKNVNDPSSMLMQELTKNPFKVTLTQSGRVVEIDANTAIEKAVNSVVALSDDQKAMVKGQFFEQFGNAAIRQNLENTFSYYPPKNVKGEKWNSVQKIKTSLALVLNNENEVTDVNNENVTVKYVGEMSSPENAEPANLNGMSAKYAINGTTEGDVTIDVKTGWIIKSTFSQNLKGNLEFLPNAQMPNGMQVPITITNTGSVTQ encoded by the coding sequence ATGAAAAAACTTCTAACAGCGGTATTCTTGCTCTTCGCATTTTCGGTTTCGTTTGCCGAAAAACCCATTCAGCTTAGGCTGGAGAAGGGGAAAACCTATACTCAGGTTTCGAACATTAACAGCAAAGTATCGCAGTTCGTACAGGGTATGAGCATGGATATTGAGATGTCTATTGTTTCAACTACCAGCTATAAGGTTTTGGATGTAAAGGATACGCTGCTTTTTGCCGAAGTTTCCTTTAGCAGCCTAAAAACTACGGTAAAAAGTCCAATGGGCGTTCAGGAGCTCTCTTCCGATTCGAAAAATGTAAACGACCCTTCGTCGATGCTGATGCAGGAGCTAACCAAGAATCCTTTTAAGGTAACGCTAACCCAATCGGGTAGGGTTGTCGAAATCGATGCCAATACGGCTATCGAAAAGGCGGTGAACTCGGTGGTAGCCCTGAGCGACGATCAAAAGGCAATGGTAAAAGGCCAGTTCTTCGAGCAGTTTGGCAATGCCGCCATTAGGCAAAATCTTGAAAATACCTTTAGCTACTATCCCCCTAAAAATGTAAAGGGAGAGAAGTGGAATTCAGTACAAAAGATAAAGACCTCGCTAGCTTTAGTTCTTAATAACGAAAACGAGGTTACGGATGTTAATAACGAAAACGTTACCGTTAAGTACGTTGGCGAAATGTCTTCGCCCGAAAATGCCGAGCCTGCCAATCTTAATGGCATGAGCGCAAAGTATGCCATTAACGGAACAACCGAAGGGGACGTTACCATAGATGTGAAAACGGGATGGATTATCAAAAGCACCTTTAGCCAAAACCTAAAGGGGAATCTTGAGTTCTTACCCAATGCTCAAATGCCAAATGGGATGCAGGTTCCAATAACGATTACGAATACCGGAAGCGTTACCCAGTAA
- the hutH gene encoding histidine ammonia-lyase encodes MANQYTISPNPLTYDVLERAADGELQLSLSEESVALIQKCRDYLDNKMKTQTEPIYGITTGFGSLCNRSISFEALSQLQENLVMSHACSTGAEVEPAIIRLMLFLKAHALSLGKSGVQVVTVQRIIDFYNNDVLPIVYDRGSLGASGDLAPLSNLFLPLIGMGEVRHKGVKRNADEVLKEFGWEPIKLQSKEGLALLNGTQFMSSHGVLALIRAFRLVKLADVVGALSLEAFDGRIEPFNELLHTIRPHQGQLETARNIRTILEGSELIARPKKHVQDPYSFRCMPQVHGASKDAIAYVASVLLTEVNSVTDNPTVFVDEDLVLSGGNFHGQPLALVLDFLAIALAELGNISERRVAQLILGLRGLPEFLVANPGLNSGYMIPQYAQASMVSQNKQLCTPASVDSIVSSNGQEDHVSMGGNAATKALRVVDNVERILAIELMNASQAIEFRRPAKTSPYLEEFLADFRKVVPFVEEDIIMYQAIDRAVAFIREGDFISE; translated from the coding sequence ATGGCTAACCAGTACACAATCTCACCTAACCCGCTAACCTACGATGTGCTCGAAAGAGCCGCTGATGGCGAGCTGCAGCTAAGCCTCTCGGAGGAGTCGGTTGCGCTTATTCAGAAGTGCCGCGACTATCTAGATAATAAAATGAAAACGCAGACTGAGCCGATTTACGGTATTACCACCGGATTTGGCTCGCTTTGCAACCGTTCCATATCATTCGAGGCGCTAAGCCAGCTTCAGGAAAACCTGGTGATGTCGCATGCGTGCAGCACCGGTGCCGAGGTTGAACCTGCGATTATCCGCCTTATGCTTTTCCTTAAGGCTCACGCGCTATCGTTGGGTAAGAGCGGCGTGCAGGTGGTTACGGTTCAGCGCATCATCGACTTTTACAACAACGATGTGCTGCCTATTGTGTACGACCGTGGCTCGTTGGGCGCATCGGGCGACCTTGCACCGCTTTCGAACCTGTTCCTGCCGCTAATTGGCATGGGCGAGGTTCGCCATAAGGGCGTTAAGCGCAACGCCGATGAGGTACTGAAGGAGTTTGGTTGGGAGCCTATCAAGCTACAATCTAAGGAAGGATTGGCGCTGCTTAACGGAACACAGTTTATGAGCTCGCACGGCGTGCTTGCCCTTATCAGAGCGTTCCGTTTGGTGAAACTGGCCGATGTGGTTGGTGCGCTTTCGCTAGAGGCGTTTGATGGCCGCATTGAGCCTTTCAACGAGCTGCTGCACACCATTCGTCCGCATCAGGGGCAGCTGGAGACTGCGCGAAACATCCGCACCATTCTAGAAGGTAGCGAGCTCATCGCCCGCCCTAAGAAGCACGTGCAAGATCCATACTCGTTCCGCTGCATGCCGCAGGTGCACGGCGCATCGAAGGATGCCATTGCATACGTGGCCAGCGTACTCCTCACCGAGGTGAACTCGGTTACCGATAACCCAACCGTTTTTGTTGACGAGGACTTGGTGCTTTCGGGTGGTAACTTCCACGGACAGCCGTTGGCGCTGGTATTGGACTTCCTTGCCATTGCTCTTGCCGAGCTGGGTAACATCTCGGAGCGTCGTGTGGCTCAGCTGATACTTGGACTACGCGGACTACCAGAGTTCTTGGTGGCAAACCCAGGTCTAAATTCAGGTTATATGATTCCTCAGTACGCTCAGGCATCGATGGTGAGCCAGAACAAGCAGCTATGTACGCCTGCTTCGGTGGACTCCATCGTATCGTCGAACGGACAGGAGGATCACGTTAGCATGGGCGGTAACGCGGCAACCAAGGCGCTTCGAGTTGTGGATAACGTTGAGCGTATCCTCGCCATCGAACTGATGAACGCATCTCAGGCCATCGAGTTCCGTCGTCCAGCCAAGACATCGCCCTACCTCGAGGAGTTCCTTGCCGATTTCCGTAAGGTAGTTCCGTTTGTAGAGGAGGACATCATCATGTACCAAGCCATCGACAGGGCGGTTGCCTTTATCCGCGAGGGGGATTTTATTAGCGAATAA